A window of the Lactuca sativa cultivar Salinas chromosome 7, Lsat_Salinas_v11, whole genome shotgun sequence genome harbors these coding sequences:
- the LOC111900362 gene encoding E3 ubiquitin-protein ligase MBR2, protein MQGQRSIFDPFPEAVDLNQGSNSSNNASMDESDDWNNMLSPIERRLLNNDLSSDLNFSYVNNTNLHHNFRSFSNWDVGESSSRATLQDHVSNHDTRSQEHQHNPSTNVDSSSSNHIPMNVNLSIGYGGSNTDDDGMGFMDLYKSGKRKALEGTTTSGQSGQPSSLNISSTQVNPVVMNRNEQSNTRISSVQESPQTHFGMRGSVPYNLSSGNAPRRPNRQILINEFLDQTSRNNLSNQQPPLMLPRNTSHFPFGSNIGSRNGSLGNSGGYPLERGTELNFRSLIRNNNVQFHNFVPSSENRNIVQDPTNWSLATGSGSGASSSSRNGTVWTQHSNPTMQSQQRLSDFSPWTLFPSGESESGGQRGHFAPFPAGSSSSSSTSEDTHAHISSGVPSQRNHGQPFSRSPMEVPGDDWRALAADIEGRQRLVSEIRQVLHAMRRGENLRAEDYMLFDPFINGVAELHDRHRDMRLDVDNMSYEELLALEERIGNVNTGLSEEAILKSMKQKKHIAFMPISNQNLEPCCICQEEYDTGDNIGILDCGHDFHTDCIKQWLSQKNICPICKMTGLAP, encoded by the exons ATGCAAGGTCAAAGGAGTATCTTTGATCCTTTCCCAGAAGCTGTTGACCTTAACCAGGGGTCCAATTCCAGCAATAATGCTAGTATGGATGAATCAGATGACTGGAACAACATGTTATCTCCAATTGAAAGACGATTGTTAAACAATGATCTTTCCAGTGACCTAAATTTCAGTTATGTGAATAATACAAATCTTCATCATAACTTTAGAAGTTTTAGCAACTGGGATGTTGGAGAATCAAGCTCTAGAGCAACTTTACAAGATCATGTTTCTAACCATGACACAAGATCACAAGAACATCAACATAATCCATCAACAAATGTTGATTCATCATCATCCAATCATATTCCCATGAATGTAAATTTAAGCATTGGGTATGGAGGTTCCAACACTGATGATGATGGTATGGGATTTATGGATCTTTACAAGTCTGGTAAAAGAAAAGCCCTAGAAGGTACTACTACCTCCGGGCAGTCCGGGCAGCCTTCAAGTTTGAATATATCTTCAACTCAAGTCAACCCTGTGgttatgaaccgaaatgaacagtcaaacacaagaatttcAAGTGTTCAAGAATCCCCACAAACACATTTTGGCATGAGGGGTTCTGTACCTTATAATTTATCTTCCGGAAACGCCCCTAGGCGTCCAAACAGACAAATCTTGATTAATGAGTTTTTGGATCAAACATCCAGAAACAATCTTTCAAATCAGCAACCCCCTTTAATGCTTCCAAGAAACACAAGTCATTTTCCTTTTGGTAGCAATATTGGATCAAGAAATGGGAGTTTGGGAAATTCCGGAGGGTACCCTTTGGAAAGAGGGACAGAATTAAACTTCAGAAGCTTGATAAGAAACAATAATGTCCAGTTTCATAATTTTGTTCCATCTTCTGAGAATAGGAATATTGTTCAAGATCCTACTAATTGGAGCTTAGCTACAGGAAGTGGGAGTGGGGCCTCATCTAGCTCCCGAAATGGTACTGTTTGGACACAGCATAGTAACCCTACAATGCAAAGTCAACAAAGATTGTCTGACTTTTCTCCATGGACTCTTTTTCCATCTGGTGAGTCTGAGTCTGGAGGGCAAAGAGGTCATTTTGCTCCATTTCCTGCagggtcttcttcttcttcttccacctcAGAGGATACTCATGCTCATATCTCATCTGGAGTTCCTAGTCAAAGAAATCATGGTCAACCTTTTTCTAGGTCTCCAATGGAGGTCCCTGGTGATGATTGGCGTGCTTTAGCTGCTGATATTGAAGGAAGACAAAGGCTCGTATCTGAG ATAAGGCAAGTGTTACATGCAATGCGAAGGGGTGAAAATTTACGTGCTGAG GATTATATGCTCTTTGACCCATTTATCAATGGGGTAGCTGAGTTGCATGATAGGCATCGTGATATGAGGCTAGATGTTGATAATATGTCTTATGAG gaattgttgGCATTGGAAGAACGCATAGGAAATGTGAACACAGGGCTAAGTGAGGAAGCTATTTTAAAGTCAATGAAACAAAAAAAGCACATTGCTTTTATGCCAATTTCTAATCAAAATTTGGAGCCATGTTGCATATGTCAG GAAGAGTATGACACCGGGGACAATATCGGAATTTTGGATTGTGGACATGATTTCCACACAGATTGCATCAAACAATGGCTGTCTCAGAAAAACATTTGCCCAATTTGCAAGATGACTGGTCTAGCTCCTTAA